Proteins from a single region of Sphingomonas morindae:
- the frr gene encoding ribosome recycling factor, whose product MAGPVYNKADLERRMAGAVEALKHDLQGLRTGRASTALLDPITVEVYGAHMPISQVATVSAPEPRMLSVQVWDKSTVGPVDKAIRSSGLGLNPIVDGQTLRLPIPDLTEERRRELAKLCGQYAEKAKIAVRNVRRDGMDNLKTDEKKNGLSEDERKRHEAEVQKLTDATIVEIDTATAAKEKEILGK is encoded by the coding sequence ATGGCAGGACCCGTGTACAACAAGGCCGATCTGGAGCGGCGCATGGCCGGCGCCGTGGAGGCGCTGAAGCATGATCTGCAGGGCCTGCGCACCGGCCGCGCCTCGACCGCGCTGCTCGATCCGATCACGGTCGAGGTCTATGGCGCGCACATGCCGATCAGCCAGGTGGCGACGGTGTCCGCGCCCGAGCCGCGCATGCTATCGGTGCAGGTGTGGGACAAGTCCACGGTCGGCCCGGTCGACAAGGCGATCCGCTCCTCGGGGCTGGGGCTCAACCCCATCGTCGACGGCCAGACGCTGCGCCTGCCCATTCCCGACCTGACCGAGGAGCGCCGCCGCGAGCTTGCCAAGCTGTGCGGCCAATATGCCGAGAAGGCCAAGATCGCGGTTCGCAACGTGCGGCGCGACGGCATGGACAATCTCAAGACCGACGAGAAGAAGAACGGCCTGTCCGAGGACGAGCGCAAGCGCCACGAAGCCGAGGTGCAGAAGCTGACCGACGCCACCATTGTCGAGATCGACACGGCGACGGCGGCGAAGGAGAAGGAAATTCTCGGGAAGTGA
- a CDS encoding isoprenyl transferase produces MGGFAAAAPESGGAAGVPRHVAIIMDGNGRWAKARRLPRIAGHRKGAEAVRATVRAAHEIGIEALTLYAFSSENWRRPATEIADLMGLLRHYIRAELAELARNGVRLRVIGDWRKLEPDIVTMLDEAITGTAGNAGLTLTIALNYGAQDELLRVTRDLMRQARSGAIDPEALTETMIEDRLDTAGLPRLDLLIRTSGEQRLSNFLLWQAAYAELVFTDRLWPDFDKAALLDACAVFARRERRYGGL; encoded by the coding sequence TTGGGGGGCTTTGCGGCGGCGGCGCCGGAGAGCGGGGGCGCCGCCGGCGTGCCGCGCCACGTGGCCATCATCATGGATGGCAATGGCCGCTGGGCGAAGGCGCGGCGCCTGCCGCGCATCGCCGGCCACCGCAAGGGGGCCGAGGCGGTGCGCGCGACCGTGCGCGCGGCGCATGAGATCGGCATCGAGGCGCTGACGCTCTACGCCTTCTCCTCGGAGAATTGGCGCCGCCCCGCCACCGAGATCGCCGACCTGATGGGGCTGCTGCGCCATTATATCCGCGCCGAGCTGGCCGAACTGGCGCGCAACGGCGTGCGGCTGCGCGTGATCGGCGACTGGCGCAAGCTCGAGCCCGATATCGTGACCATGCTCGACGAGGCGATCACGGGCACCGCCGGCAATGCCGGGCTGACGCTGACGATCGCGCTCAACTATGGCGCGCAGGACGAATTGCTGCGCGTGACGCGCGACCTGATGCGGCAGGCGCGCAGCGGCGCGATCGATCCCGAGGCGCTGACCGAGACCATGATCGAGGATCGGCTGGATACCGCCGGCCTGCCCCGGCTGGACCTGCTGATCCGCACCTCGGGCGAGCAGCGCCTGTCCAACTTCCTGCTCTGGCAGGCGGCCTATGCCGAGCTGGTGTTCACCGACCGGCTCTGGCCCGATTTCGACAAGGCCGCGCTGCTCGATGCCTGCGCCGTGTTCGCACGGCGCGAGCGCCGTTACGGCGGGCTATGA
- a CDS encoding phosphatidate cytidylyltransferase: MTGPGAPRKASELALRTATGLVLGAVAIAAIVLGGDLFWVLLSAAALVMLTEWAAMIRVERWRRWLALIGLGIALLLEQPHLEVPVVAALPWLIGASLLVGLITRRARLALGMLYAGLPVLALFFLRDQYDGVALSIWALIVVIATDIGAYFTGRAIGGPKLAPALSPNKTWAGLIGGIVAASLVGLGLGHVFHVPQALTAFSGVLAIAAQAGDLYESAMKRRAGVKDSGHVLPGHGGVMDRLDGMVPVVTIVALIVLTGML, encoded by the coding sequence ATGACCGGGCCGGGCGCGCCACGCAAAGCTTCCGAACTGGCGCTTCGCACGGCCACGGGCCTCGTTCTCGGGGCGGTCGCGATCGCCGCGATCGTGCTGGGCGGCGATCTCTTCTGGGTGTTGCTGAGCGCGGCGGCGCTGGTGATGCTGACCGAATGGGCGGCGATGATCCGCGTCGAGCGGTGGCGGCGCTGGCTGGCGCTGATCGGCCTCGGCATCGCCCTGCTGCTGGAGCAGCCGCATCTCGAAGTGCCGGTGGTGGCGGCGCTGCCCTGGCTGATCGGCGCGTCGCTGCTGGTCGGGCTGATCACGCGGCGCGCGCGGCTGGCGCTGGGCATGCTCTATGCGGGGCTGCCGGTGCTCGCGCTCTTCTTCCTTCGCGATCAATATGATGGCGTCGCCCTGTCGATCTGGGCGCTGATCGTGGTGATCGCCACCGATATCGGCGCCTATTTCACCGGTCGCGCGATCGGCGGCCCCAAGCTGGCGCCGGCGCTGAGCCCCAACAAAACCTGGGCCGGGCTGATCGGCGGGATCGTGGCGGCCAGCCTTGTCGGCCTCGGACTTGGGCATGTCTTCCATGTCCCGCAGGCCCTTACCGCGTTCAGCGGCGTGCTGGCGATTGCCGCGCAGGCCGGCGACCTTTACGAAAGCGCGATGAAGCGGCGCGCGGGCGTCAAGGATTCGGGCCATGTCCTGCCCGGCCATGGCGGGGTGATGGACCGGCTCGACGGGATGGTGCCCGTCGTCACGATCGTCGCGCTTATCGTCCTGACGGGGATGCTCTGA
- a CDS encoding 1-deoxy-D-xylulose-5-phosphate reductoisomerase encodes MRSVTILGATGSIGTSTLDLIERAPDRFRVEALTAHSDVAGLAAAARRTGARIAVIGDAARLPALREALAGSDTEAAGGAEAIVEAAARGADWTMAAIVGLAGLRPVMAALAAGATVALANKEALVSAGEIMIAAARDAGARLLPVDSEHNAVFQCYEPDPARIARIILTASGGPFRRASLEEMRGVTPAQAVKHPNWSMGAKISVDSATMMNKGLELIEAFHLFPVGADRLDVLVHPQSVVHSMVEYVDGSTLAQLGTPDMRTPIAHTLAWPQRMETPSARLDLAAIGRLEFEAADEVRFPALRLARAALRAGGARPAVLNAANESAVAAFLAGRIGFLDIAAIVEEVLAHYEPDAPTCLADVLAIDAEARLHAERRMERVTA; translated from the coding sequence ATGCGAAGTGTAACGATTCTCGGCGCGACCGGCTCGATCGGCACGTCCACGCTGGACCTGATCGAGCGCGCGCCGGACCGGTTCCGGGTCGAGGCGCTGACCGCGCACAGCGATGTCGCGGGGCTGGCGGCGGCGGCGCGGCGGACCGGGGCGCGGATCGCGGTGATCGGCGATGCGGCGCGGCTGCCCGCGCTGCGCGAGGCGCTGGCCGGCAGCGATACCGAGGCGGCGGGCGGCGCCGAGGCGATCGTCGAGGCGGCGGCGCGCGGCGCGGACTGGACCATGGCGGCGATCGTCGGCCTGGCCGGGCTGCGGCCGGTGATGGCGGCGCTCGCGGCGGGCGCGACGGTGGCGCTCGCCAACAAGGAGGCGCTGGTTTCGGCGGGCGAGATCATGATCGCCGCCGCGCGCGATGCGGGCGCCCGGCTGCTCCCGGTCGACTCGGAGCATAATGCCGTCTTCCAATGCTATGAGCCGGATCCGGCGCGGATCGCGCGGATCATCCTGACCGCCAGCGGCGGCCCGTTCCGGCGCGCCTCGCTCGAGGAGATGCGCGGCGTGACGCCCGCCCAGGCGGTGAAGCATCCCAATTGGTCGATGGGCGCCAAGATCTCGGTCGATTCGGCGACGATGATGAACAAGGGGCTCGAGCTGATCGAGGCCTTCCACCTCTTTCCGGTGGGCGCCGACCGGCTCGACGTGCTGGTGCACCCGCAATCGGTGGTCCACTCCATGGTGGAATATGTCGACGGGTCGACCCTGGCCCAGCTCGGCACGCCCGACATGCGCACGCCGATCGCGCACACGCTCGCCTGGCCGCAGCGGATGGAGACGCCGAGCGCGCGGCTCGATCTCGCGGCGATCGGCCGGCTCGAGTTCGAGGCCGCCGACGAGGTGCGCTTCCCGGCGCTGCGGCTGGCGCGCGCCGCGCTGCGCGCGGGCGGGGCGCGTCCGGCGGTGCTCAACGCCGCCAACGAGTCCGCGGTCGCCGCCTTTCTCGCCGGCCGCATCGGCTTCCTCGATATTGCCGCAATCGTGGAGGAGGTT